One window from the genome of Planifilum fulgidum encodes:
- a CDS encoding ABC transporter permease → MKLTAKLAYSQIKTNRNRAFWTLAGIVLSTAMLTAVFGFASSADLMFKELLGESDYYNSMYNELLLGLSAVVGSVIIAATVIVVSNAFRVSAGERIKQFGALKSVGATKQQIAGIITHEGLILATVGIPLGIALGLLVNFVGIQIMDHLLAAANKRNTFQVNFDFVVAWQAILVSAVLSFVTVWMSAWLPARKAAKMAAIDAIRGTDEVKIKARDVRGGRLIGKLFGYEGTLAYKSLKRSRRNFRATVVSLTMSIILFIVAGYFGEHYKETTRLFYPVVDNANVVGEFLRPEKGTLGHDGDEQTYHTLNSVLADEVTQKFREYPNTTVFGVGDNLRDEDHSYKTVIPKEMLTSKMKEFLDSNGGVPVGDGYSFPITLYAIDAENYAELCERAGVSPGSNILVNYVRIPGDNGDGKAVFTPFVSYPKTLLLTNQKDHSVVELPLEGALDLRDVPNEIAATYVGNIMVIVPRLDATRYTWFVNAADPEGFKGYATKILHESIAFEGSSEYIDVKSGEEVPFAMRDITRLILVFIYGFITMLTLIGMTNVISTISTNVLFRAREFAALRSVGMTPAGLKRMLTLESILCSVKSLVIGVPLGMLGSYLLYRAFSSPVELDFAIPWLPIVQCTLGVIAVTWIIMRFSLSRLRDDNIVETIRLQYR, encoded by the coding sequence ATGAAGCTGACCGCAAAATTGGCGTACAGCCAAATCAAAACAAACCGAAACCGCGCCTTTTGGACGCTTGCCGGAATCGTGCTGTCAACGGCGATGTTAACCGCCGTTTTCGGTTTTGCGTCCAGCGCCGACTTGATGTTTAAGGAACTGCTGGGCGAGAGTGATTATTACAACTCCATGTATAATGAATTACTTTTGGGTTTAAGCGCTGTTGTCGGTTCTGTAATCATTGCCGCCACCGTTATCGTTGTCTCCAACGCCTTCCGCGTCAGTGCCGGAGAGCGTATCAAGCAGTTCGGCGCACTGAAAAGCGTCGGTGCGACAAAACAGCAAATTGCCGGGATTATCACGCATGAAGGTTTGATACTGGCGACTGTCGGCATCCCCCTGGGAATCGCGTTGGGACTTCTCGTGAATTTTGTCGGCATACAAATTATGGATCATCTCCTTGCAGCAGCGAATAAGAGAAACACGTTCCAAGTCAACTTTGATTTTGTTGTTGCGTGGCAGGCGATCCTTGTTTCGGCGGTGCTATCGTTTGTGACCGTATGGATGTCGGCGTGGCTTCCGGCTCGCAAGGCGGCAAAGATGGCCGCAATCGATGCCATACGGGGAACGGATGAAGTTAAGATTAAGGCGAGGGATGTCCGTGGCGGACGGCTCATTGGCAAGCTGTTCGGTTATGAAGGTACACTTGCTTATAAGTCCCTGAAACGGAGCCGGAGAAATTTCCGGGCGACGGTTGTGTCGCTCACCATGAGCATCATACTGTTTATTGTCGCGGGCTATTTCGGCGAACACTATAAAGAGACCACGCGCTTGTTTTACCCGGTCGTAGATAACGCCAATGTGGTGGGCGAATTTTTGAGACCGGAGAAAGGAACGCTTGGTCATGATGGCGATGAACAGACATACCATACGTTAAATAGCGTTCTTGCGGACGAAGTAACCCAGAAATTTCGCGAGTATCCGAACACGACCGTGTTCGGCGTGGGCGACAATTTGCGGGATGAAGATCACTCGTACAAAACAGTGATTCCGAAAGAGATGCTGACATCTAAAATGAAAGAGTTTCTCGACTCCAATGGTGGTGTCCCTGTCGGGGATGGATATTCGTTCCCGATCACCTTATATGCGATAGACGCTGAGAATTATGCGGAGTTGTGCGAACGCGCGGGTGTTTCGCCCGGCTCAAACATCCTTGTAAATTATGTTCGAATACCGGGCGATAACGGTGACGGGAAAGCCGTATTCACACCCTTTGTATCCTATCCGAAGACGTTGCTCTTAACCAATCAAAAGGACCATTCCGTGGTCGAACTGCCCTTAGAGGGTGCACTTGATCTTCGTGATGTTCCGAATGAGATTGCAGCTACCTATGTAGGCAATATAATGGTGATTGTTCCCCGGCTTGATGCGACGCGCTACACATGGTTTGTGAATGCAGCCGATCCGGAGGGGTTTAAAGGATACGCAACCAAGATATTGCATGAATCGATTGCATTTGAAGGAAGCTCGGAATATATCGATGTGAAAAGCGGGGAAGAAGTTCCTTTTGCAATGCGTGACATAACCCGCTTGATCTTGGTGTTTATATATGGTTTCATCACCATGCTCACACTGATTGGGATGACGAATGTAATCAGTACCATATCCACCAATGTACTCTTCCGCGCCCGGGAATTTGCGGCTTTGCGCAGTGTCGGCATGACGCCGGCAGGACTGAAGCGGATGTTGACCCTTGAAAGCATACTGTGTTCGGTCAAATCTCTCGTCATCGGAGTGCCTCTTGGGATGCTCGGGTCGTATTTGCTATATCGGGCCTTTTCGTCCCCCGTGGAGTTGGATTTTGCGATCCCGTGGTTGCCGATAGTACAGTGTACACTCGGTGTAATTGCCGTAACGTGGATCATTATGCGGTTTTCGCTGTCACGGCTTCGCGATGATAATATCGTTGAAACGATACGCTTGCAATACAGATGA